The Dehalococcoidia bacterium DNA segment CAATTTCAAATGTCTTTCTCAGCATGGCTGTTGGAGCTTTTATGAAGGATGAATCGAAGGTGGAGGAGGACGGGACTTTTGCGCTCTATTATGCTTTGATGAGAATCCTTGCCGGCACCCATGATGTAGCCCTGGTAGAGGCACATACACAGGGCTCGACCTTCAATCCCCATCAGGTAAGCTTTTACACCCTTGATCCATTATTTGATCGGCAGATTGGTGTGCTCAATGATATAGCGGCTGCCGCTCTTCAGGCGAGAATGTATATGAACAGGTACAGTGTGTCGGAAGAGCATCTGGCAATGGCAGCCGTTAAGAACATTACCAATGCCGCCCAGAATCCTTGTGCGCACAGAAAGATGCCAGACGTGAGTGTGGAAGAGGTGATGAATTCAAAAGTCTTTTACGATCCCATCAGGGAGCTTACGATGTCCCCTATAAGTGACGGGGCGTGTGCTTTAATACTTGCCTCTGAGGAGAGGGCCAGGGAGATCACCGACAAACCGGTATGGATAGAAGGAGTCGGTAGTTGCCAGGATCCCTATCTTCGGGACAGAGATATCTCAAGTCTGGATTCTCTGAAGAGTGCTGCCAGTACAGCCTACAAGATGGCTGGTGTAAAGGAACCCTTTTCCGAGCTGGATGTTGCCGAGATTTCCGAGAAATTCGCCCATGAGGAGCTGATGATTTACGAAGCCCTGGGTTTATGCCAGGAGGGTCAAGGGAAAAATTTGATTGAAAGGGGCACAACTCGCAGAGATGGTAAGATGCCAGTAAATCCCAGCGGTGGGGCGCTGGGTGCTGACCCGGTCTGTGCTACCGGGTTGATAAGGGTAGTAGAGGCGGCAAAGCAGATAAGGGGTGAAGCGGATGGTTATCAGGTTCCCGGTGTCCGCAGGGCTCTTGCCCATGGACAATTCGGGATTTGTGCCCAGAAGAATATGATTTTTATCCTGGGGGGTAACGGATCATGAGGAGAAATGTTGCAATAATCGGTTGTGGACAGACCAAACATTCGAGTAAGCGAAGAGATGTTAACATCGCCGAGATGGTATCGGAGGCGGTCTATAATGCGCTGGAAGACGCCCAGGTCAGTCCGCGGGAGGTCGACGCCTTCGTTGTTGGCAATATGCAGGGATTCGGTGGTATTGCCCAGCCAGAACAATGGCTGGGGGATTCAATTGGTGCCGCCGGGAAACCGGTCATCAGGATCGCCACTGGAGGGACGACCGGGGGATCGGTTGGACAGGGTGCTTATTATACTGTTGCCTCAGGACTTCACGATCTAGTTGTAGCTGTTGCCTGGGAAAAGCATTCAGATAGCAGAGAGGCTGGTGCCACGACCGGGCTACTGCATGTAGGGTTGGGCAATTTTTTCCACGCCGCCAGTTACGGGTTGAGTCTTAAGAACCTGGTTGCCACCTCGGCGGTAGGAGCGGCGGCTGGCGTTGCCGTTTATCAGGCAGTGTTTTACATGCATAGGTCCGGGTGCACCATCGAACACTTTGATATGGTAGCGGCAAAGGCAAGGCGCAATGCTGCTAATAATAAATATGCGCACCTTCAGTGGCCAGGCTGCACTCCAGAGGATATTGCCAAGACCGAGATCGTCGCATATCCCTTCAGGTATGGACATATCTGCCCGGCAAGCGATGGTGCCTCAGCCATTGTCGTGGCTGAGGGAAACCTGGCCAGAAAAAAAGCCAGGCAACCAGCCTGGTTTAAGGGACTCGCCTCCTTCTCTGATGAGGAGAACCAGTTACAGAGTGAAAATTTCGGTGGCGTTGGAGTACTCGATCCCTCTGAACAAAAGGGATGCTGGATGTCAGCAAACAAGGCATATAAGATGGCAGGGATAAAGGACCCCCAAAAAGAGATTGACATGGCAGAGGTATATCAGCCGTTCCCAAGTCAGGAGCTCATATTTTCTGAAAGATTGGGCCTTTTCGATGAAGGCACCGCATGGATGGCTCTTGAAAAGGGGGAGACTGATATTAACGGCAGAATGCCCCTGGATCCCTCGGGTGGCGTCAATGCCACCAACGCCATTG contains these protein-coding regions:
- a CDS encoding thiolase family protein — protein: MLRRVAIVGYAQSHHQHNMQKTREDMVFEVCKEALHHAGILREDLDTVITASSDFLDGRTISNVFLSMAVGAFMKDESKVEEDGTFALYYALMRILAGTHDVALVEAHTQGSTFNPHQVSFYTLDPLFDRQIGVLNDIAAAALQARMYMNRYSVSEEHLAMAAVKNITNAAQNPCAHRKMPDVSVEEVMNSKVFYDPIRELTMSPISDGACALILASEERAREITDKPVWIEGVGSCQDPYLRDRDISSLDSLKSAASTAYKMAGVKEPFSELDVAEISEKFAHEELMIYEALGLCQEGQGKNLIERGTTRRDGKMPVNPSGGALGADPVCATGLIRVVEAAKQIRGEADGYQVPGVRRALAHGQFGICAQKNMIFILGGNGS